The following are encoded in a window of Coregonus clupeaformis isolate EN_2021a unplaced genomic scaffold, ASM2061545v1 scaf0035, whole genome shotgun sequence genomic DNA:
- the cldnf gene encoding claudin f yields the protein MGRIGKEVSGQVLSFLGFVGVAVTTGIPMWRVTTYIGANIVTGQIVWDGLWMNCVMQSTGQMQCKINDSVMRLATDLQAARAMVIISIIFSFVGLIVTFIGGQCTSCLKSDSSKSKVTILGGILLLISGLLVLIPVCWSAAFTISDFNNPLTIETQRRELGASIYIGWGSTALLLIGGITLCTSCPPQKMYGYPGYPQGAPMYPYPGQPMVQAGPYGRVYTPTSRPYSGTGSYVPNKPYAAPIAYTAPGRPGQYL from the coding sequence ATGGGGAGGATCGGCAAGGAGGTGTCGGGCCAGGTGCTCAGCTTCCTCGGCTTCGTGGGGGTGGCAGTGACCACGGGTATCCCCATGTGGAGGGTGACCACTTACATCGGTGCCAACATCGTAACAGGGCAGATCGTGTGGGACGGTCTGTGGATGAACTGCGTGATGCAGAGCACGGGACAGATGCAGTGTAAGATAAACGACTCAGTGATGAGGCTAGCAACAGACCTTCAGGCAGCGAGGGCCATGGTCATCATCTCCATCATCTTCAGCTTTGTTGGCCTGATTGTCACCTTCATCGGGGGCCAGTGCACCAGCTGCCTGAAGTCTGATTCCTCCAAGAGTAAAGTGACGATCCTTGGAGGCATCCTGCTGCTCATTAGTGGTCTTCTGGTCCTCATCCCTGTCTGCTGGTCGGCGGCGTTCACCATCTCAGACTTTAATAACCCTCTGACCATCGAGACCCAGAGGAGGGAACTCGGAGCCTCCATCTACATCGGCTGGGGCTCCACAGCTCTGCTCCTCATCGGGGGTATCACCCTCTGCACCTCCTGCCCACCCCAGAAGATGTATGGGTACCCAGGCTATCCTCAAGGAGCGCCCATGTACCCCTATCCAGGCCAACCAATGGTCCAGGCAGGGCCCTATGGGAGAGTTTACACCCCAACCAGCAGACCCTACTCAGGGACAGGGTCGTATGTACCAAACAAGCCGTATGCAGCACCAATAGCATACACTGCACCTGGACGGCCTGGACAGTATCTGTAA
- the LOC121566052 gene encoding claudin-4-like: protein MAVEELGITLSMVGLAGTILICALPMWKVTAFIGTHLVVMQVFWEGLWMTCVSETTGQMQCKIYDALLDLSPDLQAARGLIVISMVLGCLAFLVFLLGARCTNCLSNPRFKACVVQAAGVTFALAGLSTIVAVSWTAQSIIRDFYNPRVPEVLKKEMGAAIYVGWVTSGFLFCGGGVLCASCPPGGREGRHGSSSRYTLARMPIQTHSSYAIKNYV from the coding sequence ATGGCTGTGGAGGAGCTGGGCATCACCCTGTCCATGGTGGGCCTGGCAGGCACCATCCTGATCTGCGCCCTGCCCATGTGGAAAGTCACAGCGTTCATCGGCACCCACCTGGTGGTCATGCAGGTGTTCTGGGAGGGCCTGTGGATGACCTGTGTGTCTGAAACCACGGGACAGATGCAGTGTAAGATCTATGATGCTCTTCTAGACCTGTCTCCTGACCTCCAGGCGGCCCGGGGCCTCATCGTCATCAGCATGGTACTGGGCTGCCTGGCATTCCTCGTCTTCCTCCTGGGGGCTAGGTGCACCAACTGCCTGAGCAATCCCAGGTTCAAAGCCTGCGTGGTGCAGGCCGCAGGGGTCACCTTCGCCCTGGCTGGGTTAAGCACCATAGTGGCTGTGTCCTGGACGGCCCAGTCCATCATTAGGGACTTCTATAACCCGCGGGTCCCTGAGGTGCTGAAGAAGGAGATGGGGGCGGCCATCTATGTGGGCTGGGTGACCTCTGGGTTCCTGTTCTGTGGAGGAGGGGTGCTGTGTGCCAGCTGTCCtccaggggggagagagggcaggCATGGGTCCAGCAGTAGGTACACCCTGGCTAGGATGCCCATTCAAACTCACAGCAGCTACGCCATAAAGAACTATGTGTGA
- the LOC121566084 gene encoding claudin-4-like, with amino-acid sequence MVSMGRQMLGFVLAIIGFLGTIIVCALPMWKVTAFIGANIVTAQVIWEGLWMNCVTQSTGQMQCKIYDSLLALPQDLQAARALSVIAIIASCFGILLGIAGGKCTNFVEDEASKAKVAIASGIIFIVAGVLILVPVCWSANTIIRDFYNPLLVEAQRRELGASLYIGWGTAGLLILGGGLLCSSCPPKEERDDYPVKYSQARSTATSRAYV; translated from the coding sequence ATGGTGTCGATGGGAAGACAGATGCTGGGCTTCGTCCTGGCTATCATCGGGTTCCTGGGGACCATCATTGTGTGTGCCCTGCCTATGTGGAAAGTCACAGCCTTCATCGGAGCCAACATTGTGACTGCTCAGGTCATCTGGGAGGGCCTGTGGATGAACTGTGTGACCCAGAGCACAGGACAGATGCAGTGCAAGATCTACGACTCCCTCCTGGCCTTACCCCAGGACCTGCAGGCCGCCAGAGCTCTGAGCGTCATCGCTATCATCGCGTCATGCTTCGGCATCCTCCTGGGAATTGCTGGAGGAAAGTGCACCAACTTTGTGGAGGATGAGGCTTCCAAAGCCAAAGTAGCCATTGCTAGCGGGATCATCTTCATCGTGGCTGGTGTCCTCATCCTCGTCCCTGTCTGCTGGTCCGCTAACACCATCATCAGGGATTTTTACAACCCTCTGCTGGTCGAGGCCCAGAGGAGAGAGCTGGGGGCCTCACTGTACATCGGCTGGGGCACCGCAGGGCTCCTGATCCTGGGAGGGGGGCTCCTCTGCAGCTCCTGCCCACCCAAGGAGGAGCGTGACGATTACCCAGTGAAGTACTCACAGGCAAGGTCCACAGCTACCAGCAGAGCTTACGTTTGA
- the LOC121566068 gene encoding claudin-4-like, which produces MVSQGIQIMGIVMSLIGWLMVIIVCALPMWKVTAFIGANIVTAQTIWEGMWMNCVVQSTGQMQCKVYDSMLALPQDLQAARAMIIISILTGIVGICLSIAGGKCTNCIAEEGSKARACIVAGVLYIISGLLCLIPVSWSANTIIRDFYNPLLIEAQRRELGASLYMGWGAAALLLMGGGLLCWNCPPKQDRHYPAKFSQVRSTSSGPMQYV; this is translated from the coding sequence ATGGTTTCCCAGGGGATCCAGATCATGGGCATCGTCATGTCGTTGATCGGATGGTTGATGGTCATCATCGTGTGTGCCCTGCCTATGTGGAAGGTCACAGCCTTCATAGGAGCCAACATCGTCACGGCACAAACCATCTGGGAAGGAATGTGGATGAACTGTGTGGTGCAGAGCACGGGCCAGATGCAGTGTAAGGTCTACGACTCCATGCTGGCTCTACCCCAGGACCTCCAAGCCGCCAGAGCCATGATCATCATCTCCATCCTGACCGGTATCGTCGGCATCTGCCTGTCGATTGCAGGAGGGAAATGCACCAACTGCATAGCAGAGGAGGGATCCAAGGCTAGAGCCTGTATCGTGGCTGGAGTCCTCTACATCATCTCAGGCCTCCTCTGCCTCATCCCAGTGTCCTGGTCAGCCAACACCATCATCAGGGATTTCTACAACCCCCTGCTGATCGAGGCCCAGAGGAGGGAGCTGGGGGCGTCTCTGTATATGGGCTGGGGTGCTGCAGCACTGCTGCTGATGGGTGGGGGGCTGCTGTGCTGGAACTGTCCCCCCAAGCAGGACCGCCACTATCCGGCCAAGTTCTCTCAGGTCAGATCCACCTCCTCCGGACCAATGCAATATGTCTGA